The genomic segment ATGAAAGAATGTACAGTCAAAACAGGCCTGCACAAGGTGATCTTGGAGTGCTGACGCCATGGTTACTGCTCAATAGTAGCTTGGCTCATTTTACTCAAGGCCAAGGGAAGGTCAGGGCTTAACATCACAGCATGGTTCATTTAGACACTGTGGATTCCTGTTGCTTTCATTACATACCCCATTTATTTCAACACAGTTGAGTGGGAACAGGGACAATGCGACAGTAGAACTAGAAAGGAAGTCCCAGAGGAAAGCCGTCATGACACATCAGGGTGGGACATGGGGTAGGGGTAGAGCAGGGGTGAAGAGCAGCACGACCTCAATGGCCTCTTGCTCAACCATTGTAGCCCCACTTTCACACATCATCCTTTGGCGGCTAGAAAGCCTAGAAGGGCCACCCTCTCCCTCTTAGCAAGCCGCAAAAGTGACAAAAAAAGTCCTAGTGGTTGCTTAACAGGGGTGCAGACTGACCATGCAAGGTTTTAAATTCTAATACATACTTGGCCCAAACACATTTTCTGAAAAATTGGTAGTTCCCTTATTTATCTAGCTACGACTTGACTCCACCCCCTCCCACACAGTCAGTCATCCTATTGAGTAGCTGGTGCAgagccacaccccctcacatcAGCAGAAGAATGACGTAGATGAGCAGCAGACAGATGAGGATGAGGCAGAAGTTGACAAAGAGGTCCTGCAGGTT from the Brienomyrus brachyistius isolate T26 chromosome 19, BBRACH_0.4, whole genome shotgun sequence genome contains:
- the pln gene encoding cardiac phospholamban, which gives rise to MEKVQHMTRSAIRRASTMEVPPQAKQNLQDLFVNFCLILICLLLIYVILLLM